In the Mycobacteriales bacterium genome, one interval contains:
- a CDS encoding TIGR00730 family Rossman fold protein, with translation MAAICVYCASSTRIASAYVDLATEVGSELARRGHSLVSGGGDLSCMGAVARAARAGGAHTTGVIPAALLELEVGDQDADDLLVVDDMRTRKGLMDARSDAFLALPGGLGTLEELLEVWTARFLGMHSKPVVALDLDGLYAPLRAQVDLMVDRGFVRRESADALQWARSVGEAFDLLEAGIASPVVMRPTLEETIEAEPSE, from the coding sequence GTGGCCGCGATCTGCGTCTACTGCGCCTCCAGCACCCGGATCGCTTCGGCGTACGTCGATCTCGCCACCGAGGTCGGCAGCGAGCTCGCCCGGCGCGGCCACTCGCTCGTCTCCGGCGGCGGCGACCTGTCCTGCATGGGTGCCGTCGCGCGCGCTGCCCGGGCCGGCGGGGCCCACACCACCGGTGTCATCCCCGCCGCCCTGCTCGAGCTCGAGGTCGGCGACCAGGACGCCGACGACCTGCTCGTCGTCGACGACATGCGCACCCGCAAGGGGCTCATGGACGCCCGCTCCGACGCCTTCCTCGCGCTGCCCGGCGGCCTCGGCACCCTGGAGGAGCTGCTCGAGGTGTGGACCGCCCGCTTCCTCGGGATGCACAGCAAGCCCGTGGTGGCGCTCGACCTCGACGGTCTCTACGCGCCGCTGCGCGCGCAGGTCGACCTGATGGTCGACAGGGGATTCGTACGACGGGAGTCGGCGGACGCCCTGCAGTGGGCCCGGTCCGTGGGCGAGGCGTTCGACCTGCTCGAGGCGGGGATCGCCTCGCCGGTCGTGATGCGGCCGACCCTCGAGGAGACGATCGAGGCCGAGCCGTCGGAGTGA